The Anolis carolinensis isolate JA03-04 chromosome 1, rAnoCar3.1.pri, whole genome shotgun sequence genome window below encodes:
- the rab3il1 gene encoding guanine nucleotide exchange factor for Rab-3A isoform X1: MWRGQAQFEETRQQLSKQPVVGQWKPLAPVNRGQDRQHPMDPSIKDLGSGDENQTVAQLNVSRLRSSSVEIREKGSEFLKEELHRAQKELKLKDEECERLSKVREQLEQELEELTASLFEEAHKMVREANTKQAASEKQLREARGKIDMLQAEVTALKTLVITSTPSSPNRELHPQLQSPSKVVFRKGHGRNKSTSSTGIIPAATQTMSVEPASSEFKESGVPTLLSLLLCIVPAKALHITYEPSWQSLAADSSFSSFSQQVDSILFAEFQAWKESPTWDKACSFLERIYQEDVGPCLDFTKHELSELVQAAVEQNTLTIEPVATQALPVVKVSAIECGGPNGFRSPVVTKCALSGLSRACKHRIKLGDSGNYYYISPSCRARITAVCNFFTYIRYIQQGLVRQDVELMYWEIMRLRKEMSMAKLGFYPSEM, translated from the exons GCAGGCACAGTTTGAGGAGACCAGGCAACAGCTCTCAAAGCAGCCAGTAGTGGGACAATGGAAGCCTCTTGCTCCAGTAAATAGAGGGCAGGACCGGCAGCACCCAATGGACCCTTCCATTAAAGACCTGGGCAGTGGAGATGAGAACCAGACTGTGGCTCAGCTGAACGTCTCACGCTTGCGCAGCTCTTCGGTGGAGATCCGTGAGAAAGGGTCTGAATTCCTGAAAGAAGAGCTCCATAGGGCTCAGAAG gagctgaagttgAAGGATGAAGAATGTGAGAGGCTTTCAAAAGTCAGAGAGCAATTGGAGCAGGAGCTGGAGGAATTGACAGCAAGTTTGTTTGAG GAAGCTCATAAGATGGTGCGGGAAGCAAACACCAAACAGGCTGCGTCAGAAAAACAGCTGAGGGAAGCCCGAGGGAAG ATTGACATGTTGCAGGCAGAGGTGACTGCCTTGAAGACCCTGGTGATCACCTCGACTCCTTCCTCTCCCAATCGGGAGCTGCATCCACAACTCCAAAGCCCCTCCAAGGTAGTCTTCAGGAAAGGGCACGGGCGGAACAAGAGCACCAGCAGCACTGGCATCATCCCGGCGGCAACCCAGACCATGTCTGTGGAGCCTGCCAGCAGTGAGTTCAAAGAG TCTGGGGTCCCCACTCTCCTCTCTCTGCTTCTCTGTATCGTTCCTGCGAAGGCTCTCCACATCACCTATGAGCCAAGCTGGCAGTCCCTGGCAgcagactcttctttctcttccttttcacaGCAG GTGGATTCTATTCTGTTTGCAGAATTCCAGGCTTGGAAAGAGTCTCCTACATGGGACAAAGCATGTTCTTTCCTCGAAAGGATTTATCAAGAAGACGTAGGGCCATGTCTGGATTTCACCAAGCATGAG ctcTCAGAGCTGGTTCAAGCAGCCGTGGAGCAGAACACACTTACCATTGAGCCTGTGGCGACCCAGGCTCTGCCTGTGGTGAAGGTGTCAGCCATTGAATGCGGTGGACCAAA TGGGTTCCGGTCCCCAGTTGTAAC GAAGTGTGCTCTGAGCGGTCTGTCTAGAGCTTGCAAGCATCGCATCaaactgggagattctgggaattattaCTACATTTCACCTTCCTGCAGGGCCAGG ATTACAGCGGTATGCAACTTCTTCACTTATATTCGCTACATCCAGCAGGGACTGGTAAGACAGGATG TGGAACTGATGTACTGGGAAATCATGCGGCTCAGGAAGGAAATGTCCATGGCCAAGCTGGGTTTCTATCCCAGTGAAATGTAG
- the rab3il1 gene encoding guanine nucleotide exchange factor for Rab-3A isoform X3 has translation MWRGQAQFEETRQQLSKQPVVGQWKPLAPVNRGQDRQHPMDPSIKDLGSGDENQTVAQLNVSRLRSSSVEIREKGSEFLKEELHRAQKELKLKDEECERLSKVREQLEQELEELTASLFEEAHKMVREANTKQAASEKQLREARGKIDMLQAEVTALKTLVITSTPSSPNRELHPQLQSPSKVVFRKGHGRNKSTSSTGIIPAATQTMSVEPASSEFKEALHITYEPSWQSLAADSSFSSFSQQVDSILFAEFQAWKESPTWDKACSFLERIYQEDVGPCLDFTKHELSELVQAAVEQNTLTIEPVATQALPVVKVSAIECGGPNGFRSPVVTKCALSGLSRACKHRIKLGDSGNYYYISPSCRARITAVCNFFTYIRYIQQGLVRQDVELMYWEIMRLRKEMSMAKLGFYPSEM, from the exons GCAGGCACAGTTTGAGGAGACCAGGCAACAGCTCTCAAAGCAGCCAGTAGTGGGACAATGGAAGCCTCTTGCTCCAGTAAATAGAGGGCAGGACCGGCAGCACCCAATGGACCCTTCCATTAAAGACCTGGGCAGTGGAGATGAGAACCAGACTGTGGCTCAGCTGAACGTCTCACGCTTGCGCAGCTCTTCGGTGGAGATCCGTGAGAAAGGGTCTGAATTCCTGAAAGAAGAGCTCCATAGGGCTCAGAAG gagctgaagttgAAGGATGAAGAATGTGAGAGGCTTTCAAAAGTCAGAGAGCAATTGGAGCAGGAGCTGGAGGAATTGACAGCAAGTTTGTTTGAG GAAGCTCATAAGATGGTGCGGGAAGCAAACACCAAACAGGCTGCGTCAGAAAAACAGCTGAGGGAAGCCCGAGGGAAG ATTGACATGTTGCAGGCAGAGGTGACTGCCTTGAAGACCCTGGTGATCACCTCGACTCCTTCCTCTCCCAATCGGGAGCTGCATCCACAACTCCAAAGCCCCTCCAAGGTAGTCTTCAGGAAAGGGCACGGGCGGAACAAGAGCACCAGCAGCACTGGCATCATCCCGGCGGCAACCCAGACCATGTCTGTGGAGCCTGCCAGCAGTGAGTTCAAAGAG GCTCTCCACATCACCTATGAGCCAAGCTGGCAGTCCCTGGCAgcagactcttctttctcttccttttcacaGCAG GTGGATTCTATTCTGTTTGCAGAATTCCAGGCTTGGAAAGAGTCTCCTACATGGGACAAAGCATGTTCTTTCCTCGAAAGGATTTATCAAGAAGACGTAGGGCCATGTCTGGATTTCACCAAGCATGAG ctcTCAGAGCTGGTTCAAGCAGCCGTGGAGCAGAACACACTTACCATTGAGCCTGTGGCGACCCAGGCTCTGCCTGTGGTGAAGGTGTCAGCCATTGAATGCGGTGGACCAAA TGGGTTCCGGTCCCCAGTTGTAAC GAAGTGTGCTCTGAGCGGTCTGTCTAGAGCTTGCAAGCATCGCATCaaactgggagattctgggaattattaCTACATTTCACCTTCCTGCAGGGCCAGG ATTACAGCGGTATGCAACTTCTTCACTTATATTCGCTACATCCAGCAGGGACTGGTAAGACAGGATG TGGAACTGATGTACTGGGAAATCATGCGGCTCAGGAAGGAAATGTCCATGGCCAAGCTGGGTTTCTATCCCAGTGAAATGTAG
- the rab3il1 gene encoding guanine nucleotide exchange factor for Rab-3A isoform X2, which yields MWRGQAQFEETRQQLSKQPVVGQWKPLAPVNRGQDRQHPMDPSIKDLGSGDENQTVAQLNVSRLRSSSVEIREKGSEFLKEELHRAQKELKLKDEECERLSKVREQLEQELEELTASLFEEAHKMVREANTKQAASEKQLREARGKIDMLQAEVTALKTLVITSTPSSPNRELHPQLQSPSKVVFRKGHGRNKSTSSTGIIPAATQTMSVEPASSEFKESGVPTLLSLLLCIVPAKALHITYEPSWQSLAADSSFSSFSQQVDSILFAEFQAWKESPTWDKACSFLERIYQEDVGPCLDFTKHELSELVQAAVEQNTLTIEPVATQALPVVKVSAIECGGPKKCALSGLSRACKHRIKLGDSGNYYYISPSCRARITAVCNFFTYIRYIQQGLVRQDVELMYWEIMRLRKEMSMAKLGFYPSEM from the exons GCAGGCACAGTTTGAGGAGACCAGGCAACAGCTCTCAAAGCAGCCAGTAGTGGGACAATGGAAGCCTCTTGCTCCAGTAAATAGAGGGCAGGACCGGCAGCACCCAATGGACCCTTCCATTAAAGACCTGGGCAGTGGAGATGAGAACCAGACTGTGGCTCAGCTGAACGTCTCACGCTTGCGCAGCTCTTCGGTGGAGATCCGTGAGAAAGGGTCTGAATTCCTGAAAGAAGAGCTCCATAGGGCTCAGAAG gagctgaagttgAAGGATGAAGAATGTGAGAGGCTTTCAAAAGTCAGAGAGCAATTGGAGCAGGAGCTGGAGGAATTGACAGCAAGTTTGTTTGAG GAAGCTCATAAGATGGTGCGGGAAGCAAACACCAAACAGGCTGCGTCAGAAAAACAGCTGAGGGAAGCCCGAGGGAAG ATTGACATGTTGCAGGCAGAGGTGACTGCCTTGAAGACCCTGGTGATCACCTCGACTCCTTCCTCTCCCAATCGGGAGCTGCATCCACAACTCCAAAGCCCCTCCAAGGTAGTCTTCAGGAAAGGGCACGGGCGGAACAAGAGCACCAGCAGCACTGGCATCATCCCGGCGGCAACCCAGACCATGTCTGTGGAGCCTGCCAGCAGTGAGTTCAAAGAG TCTGGGGTCCCCACTCTCCTCTCTCTGCTTCTCTGTATCGTTCCTGCGAAGGCTCTCCACATCACCTATGAGCCAAGCTGGCAGTCCCTGGCAgcagactcttctttctcttccttttcacaGCAG GTGGATTCTATTCTGTTTGCAGAATTCCAGGCTTGGAAAGAGTCTCCTACATGGGACAAAGCATGTTCTTTCCTCGAAAGGATTTATCAAGAAGACGTAGGGCCATGTCTGGATTTCACCAAGCATGAG ctcTCAGAGCTGGTTCAAGCAGCCGTGGAGCAGAACACACTTACCATTGAGCCTGTGGCGACCCAGGCTCTGCCTGTGGTGAAGGTGTCAGCCATTGAATGCGGTGGACCAAA GAAGTGTGCTCTGAGCGGTCTGTCTAGAGCTTGCAAGCATCGCATCaaactgggagattctgggaattattaCTACATTTCACCTTCCTGCAGGGCCAGG ATTACAGCGGTATGCAACTTCTTCACTTATATTCGCTACATCCAGCAGGGACTGGTAAGACAGGATG TGGAACTGATGTACTGGGAAATCATGCGGCTCAGGAAGGAAATGTCCATGGCCAAGCTGGGTTTCTATCCCAGTGAAATGTAG
- the rab3il1 gene encoding guanine nucleotide exchange factor for Rab-3A isoform X4 translates to MWRGQAQFEETRQQLSKQPVVGQWKPLAPVNRGQDRQHPMDPSIKDLGSGDENQTVAQLNVSRLRSSSVEIREKGSEFLKEELHRAQKELKLKDEECERLSKVREQLEQELEELTASLFEEAHKMVREANTKQAASEKQLREARGKIDMLQAEVTALKTLVITSTPSSPNRELHPQLQSPSKVVFRKGHGRNKSTSSTGIIPAATQTMSVEPASSEFKEVDSILFAEFQAWKESPTWDKACSFLERIYQEDVGPCLDFTKHELSELVQAAVEQNTLTIEPVATQALPVVKVSAIECGGPNGFRSPVVTKCALSGLSRACKHRIKLGDSGNYYYISPSCRARITAVCNFFTYIRYIQQGLVRQDVELMYWEIMRLRKEMSMAKLGFYPSEM, encoded by the exons GCAGGCACAGTTTGAGGAGACCAGGCAACAGCTCTCAAAGCAGCCAGTAGTGGGACAATGGAAGCCTCTTGCTCCAGTAAATAGAGGGCAGGACCGGCAGCACCCAATGGACCCTTCCATTAAAGACCTGGGCAGTGGAGATGAGAACCAGACTGTGGCTCAGCTGAACGTCTCACGCTTGCGCAGCTCTTCGGTGGAGATCCGTGAGAAAGGGTCTGAATTCCTGAAAGAAGAGCTCCATAGGGCTCAGAAG gagctgaagttgAAGGATGAAGAATGTGAGAGGCTTTCAAAAGTCAGAGAGCAATTGGAGCAGGAGCTGGAGGAATTGACAGCAAGTTTGTTTGAG GAAGCTCATAAGATGGTGCGGGAAGCAAACACCAAACAGGCTGCGTCAGAAAAACAGCTGAGGGAAGCCCGAGGGAAG ATTGACATGTTGCAGGCAGAGGTGACTGCCTTGAAGACCCTGGTGATCACCTCGACTCCTTCCTCTCCCAATCGGGAGCTGCATCCACAACTCCAAAGCCCCTCCAAGGTAGTCTTCAGGAAAGGGCACGGGCGGAACAAGAGCACCAGCAGCACTGGCATCATCCCGGCGGCAACCCAGACCATGTCTGTGGAGCCTGCCAGCAGTGAGTTCAAAGAG GTGGATTCTATTCTGTTTGCAGAATTCCAGGCTTGGAAAGAGTCTCCTACATGGGACAAAGCATGTTCTTTCCTCGAAAGGATTTATCAAGAAGACGTAGGGCCATGTCTGGATTTCACCAAGCATGAG ctcTCAGAGCTGGTTCAAGCAGCCGTGGAGCAGAACACACTTACCATTGAGCCTGTGGCGACCCAGGCTCTGCCTGTGGTGAAGGTGTCAGCCATTGAATGCGGTGGACCAAA TGGGTTCCGGTCCCCAGTTGTAAC GAAGTGTGCTCTGAGCGGTCTGTCTAGAGCTTGCAAGCATCGCATCaaactgggagattctgggaattattaCTACATTTCACCTTCCTGCAGGGCCAGG ATTACAGCGGTATGCAACTTCTTCACTTATATTCGCTACATCCAGCAGGGACTGGTAAGACAGGATG TGGAACTGATGTACTGGGAAATCATGCGGCTCAGGAAGGAAATGTCCATGGCCAAGCTGGGTTTCTATCCCAGTGAAATGTAG
- the rab3il1 gene encoding guanine nucleotide exchange factor for Rab-3A isoform X5, translating into MWRGQAQFEETRQQLSKQPVVGQWKPLAPVNRGQDRQHPMDPSIKDLGSGDENQTVAQLNVSRLRSSSVEIREKGSEFLKEELHRAQKELKLKDEECERLSKVREQLEQELEELTASLFEEAHKMVREANTKQAASEKQLREARGKIDMLQAEVTALKTLVITSTPSSPNRELHPQLQSPSKVVFRKGHGRNKSTSSTGIIPAATQTMSVEPASSEFKEVDSILFAEFQAWKESPTWDKACSFLERIYQEDVGPCLDFTKHELSELVQAAVEQNTLTIEPVATQALPVVKVSAIECGGPKKCALSGLSRACKHRIKLGDSGNYYYISPSCRARITAVCNFFTYIRYIQQGLVRQDVELMYWEIMRLRKEMSMAKLGFYPSEM; encoded by the exons GCAGGCACAGTTTGAGGAGACCAGGCAACAGCTCTCAAAGCAGCCAGTAGTGGGACAATGGAAGCCTCTTGCTCCAGTAAATAGAGGGCAGGACCGGCAGCACCCAATGGACCCTTCCATTAAAGACCTGGGCAGTGGAGATGAGAACCAGACTGTGGCTCAGCTGAACGTCTCACGCTTGCGCAGCTCTTCGGTGGAGATCCGTGAGAAAGGGTCTGAATTCCTGAAAGAAGAGCTCCATAGGGCTCAGAAG gagctgaagttgAAGGATGAAGAATGTGAGAGGCTTTCAAAAGTCAGAGAGCAATTGGAGCAGGAGCTGGAGGAATTGACAGCAAGTTTGTTTGAG GAAGCTCATAAGATGGTGCGGGAAGCAAACACCAAACAGGCTGCGTCAGAAAAACAGCTGAGGGAAGCCCGAGGGAAG ATTGACATGTTGCAGGCAGAGGTGACTGCCTTGAAGACCCTGGTGATCACCTCGACTCCTTCCTCTCCCAATCGGGAGCTGCATCCACAACTCCAAAGCCCCTCCAAGGTAGTCTTCAGGAAAGGGCACGGGCGGAACAAGAGCACCAGCAGCACTGGCATCATCCCGGCGGCAACCCAGACCATGTCTGTGGAGCCTGCCAGCAGTGAGTTCAAAGAG GTGGATTCTATTCTGTTTGCAGAATTCCAGGCTTGGAAAGAGTCTCCTACATGGGACAAAGCATGTTCTTTCCTCGAAAGGATTTATCAAGAAGACGTAGGGCCATGTCTGGATTTCACCAAGCATGAG ctcTCAGAGCTGGTTCAAGCAGCCGTGGAGCAGAACACACTTACCATTGAGCCTGTGGCGACCCAGGCTCTGCCTGTGGTGAAGGTGTCAGCCATTGAATGCGGTGGACCAAA GAAGTGTGCTCTGAGCGGTCTGTCTAGAGCTTGCAAGCATCGCATCaaactgggagattctgggaattattaCTACATTTCACCTTCCTGCAGGGCCAGG ATTACAGCGGTATGCAACTTCTTCACTTATATTCGCTACATCCAGCAGGGACTGGTAAGACAGGATG TGGAACTGATGTACTGGGAAATCATGCGGCTCAGGAAGGAAATGTCCATGGCCAAGCTGGGTTTCTATCCCAGTGAAATGTAG